One window of the Salvia miltiorrhiza cultivar Shanhuang (shh) chromosome 6, IMPLAD_Smil_shh, whole genome shotgun sequence genome contains the following:
- the LOC130987783 gene encoding uncharacterized protein LOC130987783, with protein sequence MAIVTGDRYLESLVKFVENQAEKLIEGTLVLKLNPVGLRYVQSRLEALGELESLLAGAPVDYLRAYVSDLGDHRALEQLRRILRLLPSLKVVSLLPPLRRDPTPLFLLPFGSLKVLELRGCDLSKSAAKGLLELRFTLEKLICHNSTDALRHIFASRIADIKDSPQWNRLSFVSCACNDLILMDESLQLLPLVETLDLSRNKFTKVDNLRKCNKLKHVDLGFNNLRSIASLSEVRCQIVKLVLRNNALTSLHGIENLKSLQGLDVSYNIISNFSEIEVLAGIPSLQSLWLEGNPLCYARWFRAKVFSLFSYPYLLKLDEKKISAFEDWKRKIIISGRQKQPASFGFYSPIRYDAEIEEGAHTKKRRSRLAYIENDERSIYIADRDSVSCGHEIESKGETVHSEEETEIEDLIQRIENLKKDRSALWLEEFQEWMNQTSETVADGNRFRSTISHGKKEMRMKSETEDIEHAEPSRYISDSFQLSGDESSTIILGSETSFADTSVVSAQQYFDRIGEASSRLFMGHAGGDRSVFKNFSESQEELRYMNNEASMPVDAVYLRFNSLEMPRGDSLSAENMYVPSTTAIHNIMGTHSSAACPASPPHYQEDILHRRHNLEEEFLQLSAESLSVASSDSTSCSDPDSAQFGPSVSHVDHSVIASSSERSNEKLIIASFEDDASDAKQNGTDMPISRTQGNSAYTNGRELEIALPGSDRSVEDLQDDENLGYIKEKSGLLEKNRHRRKISRRMISLPEEDDIHGDTDSSKKSDDHVETC encoded by the exons ATGGCGATCGTTACCGGCGATAGGTATCTCGAATCACTCGTGAAATTCGTCGAAAATCAGGCGGAGAAATTGATAGAAGGCACTCTGGTGTTGAAATTGAATCCGGTGGGTTTGCGTTACGTGCAATCGAGGCTTGAGGCACTGGGGGAGCTGGAGAGCTTGTTGGCCGGAGCTCCCGTCGATTATCTGCGCGCGTATGTGTCGGATTTGGGCGACCACCGCGCGCTCGAGCAGTTGCGGAGAATTCTTCGCCTGCTTCCGTCGTTAAAGGTGGTTTCTCTGCTGCCGCCGCTCCGCAGGGATCCGACGCCTCTGTTCCTTCTTCCATTCGGCAGTTTGAAGGTTTTGGAGCTCCGTGGATGTGATTTGTCCAAGTCTGCAGCGAAAGGGTTGCTTGAGTTGAGGTTCACGCTTGAGAAATTGATATGCCATAACTCAACT GATGCATTGCGGCACATATTTGCGAGTAGAATTGCAGACATAAAGGATTCACCCCAATGGAACCGGTTGTCTTTTGTTTCATGTGCGTGTAATGACTTGATTCTCATGGATGAGTCTTTGCAGCTTCTTCCTCTGGTTGAAACCCTTGATCTGAGTAGGAACAAGTTCACAAAGGTGGATAATCTCAGGAAGTGCAACAAATTGAAGCATGTGGATTTGGGATTTAATAACCTAAGAAGTATTGCATCATTAAGTGAG GTCCGTTGTCAGATTGTTAAGCTTGTGCTGAGGAACAATGCTTTAACTTCATTGCATGGCATTGAAAATCTCAAATCACTTCAAGGGCTTGATGTTTCATACAATATTATTTCTAACTTCTCTGAGATAGAGGTTCTTGCTGGTATCCCATCTCTTCAAAGCTTATGGTTAGAAGGAAATCCTCTTTGCTATGCCCGATGGTTTCGAGCTAAAGTTTTCAGTCTTTTTTCATACCCATACCTA CTTAAGCTGGATGAGAAGAAAATATCTGCTTTTGAGGATTGGAAGCGCAAAATAATAATTTCGGGCAGGCAGAAGCAGCCTGCCAGCTTTGGATTTTATTCACCAATCCGTTACGATGCTGAAATAGAAGAAGGTGCACATACAAAGAAG AGGCGTTCACGTCTTGCATATATTGAGAATGATGAGCGGAGCATATATATTGCTGACCGAGATTCAGTGTCGTGTGGTCATGAGATTGAAAGCAAAGGAGAAACTGTGCATTCAGAAGAAGAAACTGAAATTGAAGATTTGATCCaaagaattgaaaatttgaagaaGGATCGTTCTGCTCTATGGTTGGAGGAATTTCAAGAATGGATGAATCAAACATCAGAAACTGTTGCTGATGGTAATAGATTTAGGAGTACTATATCACATGGTAAAAAAGAGATGCGTATGAAGAGTGAGACAGAAGACATTGAGCATGCCGAGCCCTCAAGATACATCTCCGACTCTTTTCAGCTTTCTGGAGATGAGAGCAGCACAATTATTCTAGGATCCGAGACATCCTTTGCAGATACATCGGTTGTCAGTGCTCAACAATATTTTGATCGAATTGGTGAAGCATCTTCAAGGTTGTTCATGGGGCATGCTGGAGGGGACAGATCTGTTTTCAAGAATTTTAGTGAGAGTCAGGAAGAGCTGAGATACATGAACAATGAAGCGAGTATGCCTGTAGATGCTGTATACTTGCGGTTTAATTCCCTTGAAATGCCCAGAGGGGATAGTTTGAGTGCAGAAAACATGTATGTCCCTTCAACAACTGCAATACATAATATAATGGGGACCCATTCGTCTGCAGCTTGCCCGGCATCTCCACCTCATTACCAAGAGGATATTTTACATCGACGACACAACTTAGAAGAAGAGTTTCTACAGCTGTCTGCTGAATCGTTGTCAGTGGCATCATCTGATAGTACAAGTTGTAGTGACCCCGATTCTGCTCAATTTGGCCCTTCAGTGTCTCATGTTGATCATTCTGTTATCGCGAGTTCATCTGAGAGGAGTAATGAGAAGTTAATTATAGCTTCATTTGAAGATGACGCGAGTGATGCAAAGCAAAATGGGACTGATATGCCAATTTCTCGTACTCAAGGGAATTCTGCTTACACCAATGGTAGAGAGTTGGAAATTGCCCTTCCTGGCAGTGATAGATCTGTAGAAGATTTACAGGATGATGAAAATTTAGGATATATTAAGGAGAAAAGTGGTTTATTGGAGAAGAATAGACACAGAAGGAAAATCAGTAGAAGGATGATTTCCTTACCCGAGGAGGATGATATACATGGTGATACCGACTCATCAAAAAAGTCAGATGATCATGTAGAAACCTGCTGA